A single region of the Gephyromycinifex aptenodytis genome encodes:
- a CDS encoding APC family permease — translation MSTAAHVSTESEDNTTSKGLSGNSVGLVAAVFIGISCIAPAYTLSGALGPTASVVGDHMPAILLVGFIPMLLVAIGYRELNKAMPDSGTTFTWATRAFGPWVGWMGGWGLLAATVLVLSNLAGIAVDFFYLALAQLSGRPELAELARNVPVNIGTCFVFMAAACYISYRGIEATKSLQYGLVTFQVVVLLWFAISALSHVRNGTAFDAHVPSLEWFNPLGVPSMSAFAAGVSLSVFIYWGWDVVLTMSEESTEATVTPGRAATGTIGVIVVLYLIVATATLAFAGTGSGELGLGNESIQENILATLAGPVMGPAAIFMSLAVLASSTASLQSTFVSPARTLLAMGYYGALPARFASISPRFQSPAYATFVSAGISFGFYAIMRAISEAVLWDTITALGMMVCFYYGVTALACVWYFRRTSFQSWRHACTQLICPLLGGVLLLMFFVTTSIDSMDPNYGSGSSLFGLGLVFVLGVAVMALGVATMLLMRVRYPKFFRSGIARVEI, via the coding sequence ATGAGCACAGCCGCCCACGTGAGCACCGAGTCTGAGGACAACACCACGAGCAAGGGGCTCTCCGGCAACAGCGTCGGCCTTGTCGCGGCGGTCTTCATCGGCATCTCCTGCATCGCCCCGGCCTACACCCTCAGCGGGGCGCTCGGTCCGACGGCCTCGGTCGTCGGCGATCACATGCCGGCCATCCTGCTCGTCGGGTTCATCCCGATGCTGCTGGTGGCGATCGGGTACCGCGAGCTGAACAAGGCCATGCCGGACAGCGGTACCACGTTCACGTGGGCGACGCGCGCCTTCGGTCCGTGGGTCGGCTGGATGGGCGGTTGGGGTCTACTGGCCGCCACTGTGCTGGTGCTGTCGAACCTGGCGGGAATCGCCGTCGACTTCTTCTACCTGGCGCTGGCCCAGCTCAGCGGCCGCCCCGAACTGGCCGAGCTGGCCCGTAACGTGCCGGTCAACATCGGCACCTGCTTCGTGTTCATGGCCGCCGCTTGCTACATCTCCTATCGCGGTATCGAGGCCACGAAGTCGCTGCAGTACGGGCTCGTCACGTTCCAGGTCGTCGTGCTGCTCTGGTTCGCTATCAGCGCGCTGTCGCACGTGCGCAACGGCACCGCCTTCGATGCCCACGTGCCGTCTCTGGAGTGGTTCAACCCGCTGGGAGTGCCCTCGATGTCGGCCTTCGCGGCCGGAGTCTCGCTGTCGGTCTTCATCTATTGGGGTTGGGATGTCGTCCTGACGATGAGCGAAGAGTCGACGGAGGCCACGGTGACTCCCGGGCGAGCTGCCACCGGGACGATCGGCGTCATCGTCGTGCTGTATCTCATCGTGGCCACCGCAACGTTGGCGTTCGCCGGTACCGGTAGCGGCGAGTTGGGCTTGGGCAACGAAAGCATCCAGGAGAACATCCTGGCAACCTTGGCCGGTCCGGTCATGGGCCCGGCGGCGATCTTCATGTCGCTGGCGGTTCTGGCCAGTTCGACGGCATCGCTGCAGTCCACGTTCGTCTCCCCCGCCCGCACCTTGCTGGCGATGGGGTACTACGGCGCGCTGCCTGCGCGCTTCGCGAGCATCAGTCCTCGGTTCCAATCCCCCGCCTACGCCACTTTCGTCTCGGCGGGGATCTCCTTCGGCTTCTACGCGATCATGCGGGCGATCAGCGAGGCCGTGCTCTGGGACACCATCACAGCGCTCGGCATGATGGTCTGCTTCTACTACGGAGTCACCGCGCTGGCCTGCGTCTGGTACTTCCGCCGGACATCGTTTCAGTCCTGGCGGCACGCCTGCACCCAGCTCATCTGCCCGTTGCTGGGCGGGGTGTTGCTGCTGATGTTCTTCGTGACGACCTCGATCGACAGCATGGACCCGAACTACGGCTCCGGCTCGTCCCTGTTCGGGCTGGGCCTGGTGTTCGTTCTCGGTGTCGCGGTGATGGCGCTCGGCGTGGCGACGATGCTGCTGATGCGGGTCCGCTACCCGAAGTTCTTCCGCTCGGGAATCGCGCGCGTCGAAATCTGA
- a CDS encoding universal stress protein translates to MKYLVAYTAHDRGRDALRLGIALAQAFGAELELVTIVRRHDPYAPAYPPVGHTEVILAKQMTEWLQEAAAEVPKEITTRTQVRFAASVAAGIEDAAQALGCGLIIVGGSSASRIRKHALGTVGTTLVHSSSVPVALAPRGYTAAGPIGHIDVAVGTREGAQQVVSEAVEVAVRRSLPVRLLTLVDTSAQADPEAAAAEREATQDTIRTLLERAVAQYGQPPSVEIDIASGSDVPAAVRSASWKDNAILLVGSSRMAEHRRIFLGSTASRMLRELQVPVVVIPRGERLSYPGHEATL, encoded by the coding sequence ATGAAATACCTCGTCGCCTACACCGCTCACGACCGCGGCCGGGACGCCCTGCGTTTGGGGATCGCCCTCGCGCAGGCGTTCGGTGCCGAACTGGAACTGGTAACCATCGTGCGCCGCCACGACCCGTATGCACCCGCTTACCCACCGGTGGGCCACACCGAGGTCATCCTGGCCAAGCAGATGACGGAATGGCTGCAGGAGGCCGCCGCCGAGGTTCCGAAGGAGATCACCACCCGAACCCAGGTGCGGTTCGCGGCTTCCGTCGCTGCCGGTATCGAAGACGCCGCCCAGGCGTTGGGATGTGGGCTGATCATCGTCGGCGGCAGCAGCGCCAGCCGCATCCGTAAGCACGCCTTGGGCACGGTCGGAACGACCCTGGTGCACTCCTCCAGCGTCCCGGTTGCCCTAGCTCCTCGGGGTTACACCGCTGCAGGTCCCATCGGCCACATCGATGTCGCAGTCGGAACCAGGGAGGGTGCCCAGCAGGTGGTCAGCGAAGCGGTGGAGGTCGCCGTGCGACGTTCGCTGCCGGTGCGCCTGCTCACCCTCGTCGACACCAGCGCCCAGGCAGATCCCGAGGCCGCAGCCGCTGAGCGGGAAGCCACCCAGGACACGATCCGCACGCTGCTGGAACGCGCTGTGGCGCAATACGGCCAGCCCCCCTCGGTCGAGATCGACATCGCCTCGGGATCCGACGTCCCGGCAGCGGTGCGCAGCGCCTCCTGGAAGGACAACGCGATCCTGCTCGTGGGCTCCAGCCGGATGGCAGAGCACCGCAGGATCTTCCTGGGTTCGACCGCGAGCCGGATGTTGCGCGAACTGCAGGTCCCGGTCGTGGTCATCCCCCGCGGCGAGCGCCTCTCCTACCCCGGGCATGAGGCGACCCTATGA
- a CDS encoding flavin monoamine oxidase family protein, translated as MNTLHRDTVIVGAGACGLSAANRLREAGRSVVVLEARDRVGGRTWTSHIDGAMLEIGGQWVSPDQTELLQLIDELGLSTFTRYREGESVYIDPNGTATRFSGEDFPCSPATVEAMNTLIAELDELAAQIGPEEPWAHPRARELDTVSFADWLRSRCEDEEACRNIGFFIAGGMLTKPAHAFSALQAVLMAASAGSFSHLVDEDFILDRRVVGGMQQVSERLAQRLGDEVLLSHPVRTVSWREGDSGDGQDSPARVEVVADGPDGPVSVQARHVILAIPPNLYSRISYEPPLPRRQHQMHQHQSFGLVIKVHAVYERPFWREAGLSGTGFGCTQLVQEVYDNSNHEDERGTLVAFVPDERADEAFSMDAQQRREAILSSIAAYLGPEALNPVVYYESDWGSEEWTRGAYATSFDLGGLHRYGADMRKPVGPMYFASSDLAAEGYQHVDGAIRMGRRTAQAILDSDGASS; from the coding sequence ATGAACACCCTTCACCGTGACACCGTCATCGTCGGAGCCGGAGCGTGCGGTCTCAGCGCCGCGAACCGGCTGCGGGAAGCCGGCCGCAGCGTCGTCGTGCTGGAGGCACGCGATCGGGTCGGCGGACGGACCTGGACCTCTCACATCGATGGCGCCATGCTCGAAATCGGCGGGCAGTGGGTCTCCCCCGACCAGACCGAGTTGTTGCAACTCATCGACGAGCTCGGGTTGTCCACATTCACCCGCTACCGCGAGGGCGAGTCGGTATACATCGACCCCAACGGCACCGCGACGCGCTTCAGCGGCGAGGACTTCCCCTGCAGCCCCGCCACGGTGGAGGCGATGAACACCCTGATCGCCGAGCTCGATGAACTCGCCGCCCAAATCGGCCCCGAGGAGCCGTGGGCGCACCCGCGCGCTCGCGAGCTGGACACCGTCTCCTTCGCCGACTGGCTGCGCTCGCGCTGCGAGGATGAGGAAGCCTGCCGCAACATCGGCTTCTTCATCGCCGGCGGCATGTTGACCAAACCCGCACACGCCTTCTCGGCGTTGCAGGCCGTGCTCATGGCAGCCTCGGCGGGTTCGTTCTCCCACCTTGTCGATGAGGACTTCATCCTGGACCGCCGCGTCGTCGGCGGCATGCAGCAGGTCAGCGAACGACTGGCGCAGCGACTCGGGGATGAGGTGTTGCTCAGTCACCCCGTGCGGACTGTGAGCTGGCGTGAAGGCGACAGCGGCGACGGGCAGGACTCGCCGGCTCGGGTCGAGGTCGTAGCCGACGGCCCGGACGGCCCGGTGAGTGTGCAGGCCCGCCACGTCATCCTGGCCATCCCACCGAACCTGTACTCGCGCATCTCCTACGAGCCGCCGTTGCCGCGCCGCCAGCACCAGATGCATCAGCATCAGTCGTTCGGTCTGGTCATCAAGGTGCATGCGGTCTACGAGCGTCCGTTCTGGCGCGAGGCAGGACTGTCCGGGACCGGCTTCGGCTGCACCCAACTCGTGCAGGAGGTGTACGACAACAGCAACCACGAGGACGAGCGCGGCACCCTGGTCGCCTTCGTGCCAGACGAACGCGCCGACGAGGCGTTCAGCATGGACGCCCAGCAGCGCCGCGAAGCGATCTTGTCCTCTATCGCGGCCTATCTCGGCCCCGAAGCATTGAATCCGGTGGTCTACTACGAATCGGACTGGGGAAGCGAAGAATGGACCCGCGGCGCGTACGCCACGAGTTTCGACCTCGGCGGACTGCACCGCTACGGCGCTGACATGCGCAAACCTGTCGGGCCGATGTACTTCGCCTCCTCGGACCTGGCAGCCGAGGGCTACCAGCACGTCGACGGCGCAATCCGGATGGGTCGGCGCACCGCGCAGGCCATCCTCGACTCGGACGGAGCTTCCTCATGA